CACGAGGTCCGGCGCGTCCGCCGCGGTCACGTGTTCGTACAGGATGCCTTCCGGTTCCACGGAGACCATTGGACCGGCCGTGCAGAGCCCGCGGCAGCCCACGTTTTTGACCGCGCATCCATCGGCCAGTCCCCGCGCCTGCAACGTCTCGACGAGGGCGCCACGCACCTGGTCGCTGCCCGCCGAGTGGCAGGCTGTCGCCGCGCAGACGTGGATCCGATGCGGATAGCGCGCCTGATCGCGCCGTGCCCGATCCGCCATCTGCTCCAGCTCGTCGCGCGTCATTCTGTCACCACCCGGGTGAGGTTCTCGATAAGGCGATCAGGCTCGAGGAGGCCCAAGATCTGACCGTCCAGCAGCGCAACGGGGGCGAGGCCACAGCTTCCAACACACCGGGCGGTCAGGAGCGACAGCCGTCGATCGGACGTGGTCTCGCCTCGCCCGATGCCGTATTCCTCTTCAATCGCTTTGAGGAGCGCGGTGCTGCCTTTGATGTAGCACGCAGTGCCGGTGCAGACGATGCAGGTGTGTTTCCCCTGCGGTTTGAGGTGAAAGAAGTTATAGAAGGTCGCGACGCCGAACACCCGGCTCGGCGGCAGTTCCAGGTTGGCCCCCACGTATCGCAGCGCGGCCTCATCGAGGAACCCGAAGGCCTCTTGCGCGGCATGGAGCGCGTCGATGAGCGCCTGGGGCTCAAATCCGTGCCGCCGCATGGCCGTGTCGACCACGCGCCAGCGCTTGTCATCCGTTGGGGGAGGGATTCGGACCGGCGCGGTCAATCGCTCACCTCGATGCTGGTCAAACGGAGGTCCGCGAGGTCGGGCGGGAGAAAGCCTTCCTGCCCGCACCGTGGGCACCCCGGCGCGTCGATCGCGCCCGTATAGACCTTCGCGCACGCGAGACAGTACCGCTCCGATTCGTGCGGCTGGAACTCGAGCCTGGCCCCCTCGGCCATCGTACCGCGGCTGAGGGCAAGGAACAATGTGCCCACCGCGTCCGTCGTCACGTGGCCGCCGGGCACAATGGCGAACGTGAGGCGCTCGATGCGTGTCGCACCGGCCCCGGCCGCACGGGCGCTGGCTACGTCGATGGCGCTCAGAATGATGCCGACCTCGTGCATTCGCGCTCCGGCCGACTTCGGCAGAATAATCGGCCGTCCGACCCCGCCGGGTCGGACGGCCGGCGGGTCACGCGGCCGCTGGGAGCTTGGGCCGGGGCCTCTCCGTTATGTCCGTTTGCCGCCACGGTGTCCCAAGCAACGGCAGCAGGTACCGGTCGAGGCCGATGTACCCGGCGTTCTTCCACGCCAGGATGAGCGCGACCTCGAACATGGCCAGAACCGGATTCGTGCTCGCCGAGCCAGCCAGCAGGAACGCCATGTTCATCGCCAGGCCCGCTGCCGCCGCGATCCCGACGAATGCGCCGAGGACGATCGCGATTCCGACGGCCAGCTCGCCAAAAACGATGACCTTACTGAACCATGGAGCCGAATGGGTGTCAATGAGGAATTGGATGAAGGTCCGGTACCAGTCGTAGGTGATCGGCGGCCGTCCGCTCGCGGGAATGGCGACGGCGCGCTGCCAGTACGACAGAATGCCCTCTCCGGTCGCGCCCATCCACGCCGGATCCCGGAGCTTCTCCCATCCGGACTCGATCCACTGATAGCCGATAAAGAGCCGCGCGAGGAGCCAGACGATGGCCATCAATCCCGTGCTCTGGAATAGGAGCCGCGCAATCGGCGGGTCCTATATGAGCACGTGCCCGTATGTGTCGGTGATCCGACGCGTCCGCGGCATTGTTGGATGCCTCCTTTCGGTTGGGCAGCGCTGAGTCGCGATGCCATGTTTCTGCGTTCCAGTTTCGCCGCCGGTGCGCGGGTGGGCGACACCCTGTCGGGTGGTTTCCAGGTGCCACCCGTTCGGACTCCTGCGAGCGCCCGATGCTCGAGCGTCGGTGCGCTACCGTACGCCGGCGCGCACGAGGAGCAGCGACGCCTCGGTCTCCCGAAGCGTATGCTCCGCGACGCTTCCGTATCGAAGCCGATCGAGACCGCCGCGGCCGTGGGTCGCCATGATGACCAGGTCGACGTCCTTCGCGGCCTCAGCAATAGCCTCCCCGGGGACCCCATCGACCCGCCGTCGCTCGACGGCCACGCCGGTTCTCTCCAGTCGCGTCCCGACCTTTTCCAGGTACGCGTCGGCGGACTCGGCTGACGCAGCGTCGATCACGGTCAAGAGAACGATGCTGTTCAGCGGTCTGCACGCCAGCTCCTCGACGACCGGGAGCGCGGCCTCCGCCAGCTCCGATCCATCCAGGGGCACGAGCGCCCGCTTGAGCGCGGTGACCTGGCGACCAAAGGACCTGACCATCAGGACCGGCGCGGTGCCCTCCCGGACCATGCGATCGGCAACACTGCCCCGGGCGAAGCGGGCAAGGCCGGTCCGCCCGTGAGTCGCCATGACCACGAGATCCGGCTGGATCTCCGCCTCGTAGTCGAGCAGCGCCGCCGCCGGGCTGCCCTGAAAGAGCTGTGTGTGGACCGTGCCAGGCTCCCTACCGGCGCCGAAGAAGTCCGCGAGGCGATCGAGATTTCGTTGCGCTTCCTCCTCCATGGAGTCGAGAAACTGTTGGTAGAGGTCCGGACTCACGCTGCCATATCCACTATCGTCCATCGCGACCCAGACAGGCGGCGACACGATCTGGACCAGAAATACCTCGGCCTGCTGCGCCGAGGCGACCTCCCTGGCGAGAGGCATCGCGGCCTCGCTCAGCGGTGAGGCGTCGGTCGGAACGAGAATTCGCTGCATGACAGGCCACTCCTTTCGTACGCCTTCTTCATTTTCGCCCGGATAATCCAGTATGCGGCGGAACGCTGCCCGACCACTCCGGGTGGTCCCGGGCCACTCCCCGATGCGCGGCTGTCCTACCCGATCGGCAGCCACCAGCTTCCGGTGACCACCCGAACGGGCGTTGACGGCAGGCGTGATCGCACAGCATCCTCTTTCATAGGGTGCGGTCCCGCGCGAAGATCGGGCGCCGACCTGGGTGCAAAATGACGATCACGCTCTTCTTTGCCAATGGCGACAAAGCGACGATCGAATCCGGCGTCTCCGTCCGGCGCGAACCGTCCGCTGCGCCGGGGTCGTCGGAGGTAGGCGCGACGGAGCTGGTGTGCCTCGATCGGGACGGAAACGAGCTGGGACGCTTTCAATACGACCGCCTGACGGGCTACAGCACGTCGGACGTGATGATGGCGAACAAGCTCCTGATTCGTCGGCTCATCGAAGAAGTCGTAAACGGAAAGCGGCTCTCCGAGTTGATGGAGCTGTTTGCGCCAAACTTCATCGACCACGTGCCGAGCCCGGGTCGAAAAGAGGGTATCGAGGCCGTTCGAGAATCCTACGAAGCGATGCACATGGCCTTCCCAGGCGCCCACTTTTCCATCGATGCGCTGATGGCCGAGGGCGACCGCGTGGCGGTGCTGACCTCATGTGAGACGAGGCACGATGGCCCGCTCTTCGGGATACCGCCCACCGGGCACCTGGTGAAGATCGCCAGTATCGACATCTACCGCGTGGTCGACGGTCGAATTGCCGAGCACTGGGGATATGGCAACGACTTTGGGGTCGCCCAACAGATTGGCCTCGTGCCTCGGCTGCTCCCTGAGGAACGAATGGAAATCCCAGAGCTCATATCCGGTGACGGCCGCGCCGGGCCAAGATAGCGCGGCCTCGCGAGGAGCCCGGACGCACGCGCGGGAGGTCCCGGCGCCAGCGGCGCCGGGACCTCCTTCTTGATCCGCCGTTTATGCAGCGGACGAATGCCGCTTTCGCCGCGGAGCTACCCGCCTGACCATCAGGAGGATCGCGCGATCGTCGTCCCAGAGGCGCGCGATGTCGTCGACGGTGACCATTCCAACCGGGTGACCATCTTCCACGATGGGTAGGCGCCGAATCCGGGTATCTGTGAAGACGCGCGCCGCCTCCGCGACGTCCGTGCCGGCCTCGAGGGCGATCGGAGCGGTCGACATGATCTCGTGTACCTCGGTCGCGGTGGGCGATCGCCCGGGTGCCAGCGCCCGCAACACGACGTCGCGGTCGGTCACGATCCCGACGAGCACGCCATCCTGGGTGACCGGGAGGGCCCCGACGTTGTGCGTGGCCATCATCTCGGCCGCGAATTGGACAGTCGCGGTGGTCTTGACGGATATCGCTGGGCTGCTCATGATCTCGTAGACTTTCATGACCCGACTCCTTTCGTCGTTTGCTCCGCCGCGGGCACGAGGAGCACCGGGCAGGGTGCGAGCCGCAGCACTCCCCGCAGCACTTCCCCGCTACCACGCTGCATCGCGCTCGTTCGCACAGCGAGCACCAGATCGGCGCGCTGCCGGGCTCCGAACTCAGCAATGACCCGGGCGACTTCCGCGCGCGTGTGGACGCCCGACGCGAAAATGTGCAGGGGCGCGTCGATGGGGAGTTGCGGGCACGACCTGCGCAGCCAGGCGGCGGCCCTGCGCTTCCATCCCGGCCACTCGTGGTGTGGCTGGTCTAGATACATCGGGCCCGCCATGTCTTCGACGCTCGACGCCCGCCCACCGGGGTGAAACACGAACAGCACGTCGAAGGAGAGATCGGCTCGCATCCTGAGACGTTCCATCAGCTCCATCGAGGGAGCGAGCGCAGCCGCAGTGGCTCGTGCCCCATCCAACGGGA
This region of Chloroflexota bacterium genomic DNA includes:
- a CDS encoding CBS domain-containing protein codes for the protein MKVYEIMSSPAISVKTTATVQFAAEMMATHNVGALPVTQDGVLVGIVTDRDVVLRALAPGRSPTATEVHEIMSTAPIALEAGTDVAEAARVFTDTRIRRLPIVEDGHPVGMVTVDDIARLWDDDRAILLMVRRVAPRRKRHSSAA
- a CDS encoding ester cyclase: MTITLFFANGDKATIESGVSVRREPSAAPGSSEVGATELVCLDRDGNELGRFQYDRLTGYSTSDVMMANKLLIRRLIEEVVNGKRLSELMELFAPNFIDHVPSPGRKEGIEAVRESYEAMHMAFPGAHFSIDALMAEGDRVAVLTSCETRHDGPLFGIPPTGHLVKIASIDIYRVVDGRIAEHWGYGNDFGVAQQIGLVPRLLPEERMEIPELISGDGRAGPR
- a CDS encoding NAD(P)H-dependent oxidoreductase subunit E; amino-acid sequence: MTAPVRIPPPTDDKRWRVVDTAMRRHGFEPQALIDALHAAQEAFGFLDEAALRYVGANLELPPSRVFGVATFYNFFHLKPQGKHTCIVCTGTACYIKGSTALLKAIEEEYGIGRGETTSDRRLSLLTARCVGSCGLAPVALLDGQILGLLEPDRLIENLTRVVTE
- a CDS encoding DoxX family membrane protein, encoding MAIVWLLARLFIGYQWIESGWEKLRDPAWMGATGEGILSYWQRAVAIPASGRPPITYDWYRTFIQFLIDTHSAPWFSKVIVFGELAVGIAIVLGAFVGIAAAAGLAMNMAFLLAGSASTNPVLAMFEVALILAWKNAGYIGLDRYLLPLLGTPWRQTDITERPRPKLPAAA
- a CDS encoding universal stress protein, producing MQRILVPTDASPLSEAAMPLAREVASAQQAEVFLVQIVSPPVWVAMDDSGYGSVSPDLYQQFLDSMEEEAQRNLDRLADFFGAGREPGTVHTQLFQGSPAAALLDYEAEIQPDLVVMATHGRTGLARFARGSVADRMVREGTAPVLMVRSFGRQVTALKRALVPLDGSELAEAALPVVEELACRPLNSIVLLTVIDAASAESADAYLEKVGTRLERTGVAVERRRVDGVPGEAIAEAAKDVDLVIMATHGRGGLDRLRYGSVAEHTLRETEASLLLVRAGVR
- a CDS encoding hydrogenase maturation nickel metallochaperone HypA, whose product is MHEVGIILSAIDVASARAAGAGATRIERLTFAIVPGGHVTTDAVGTLFLALSRGTMAEGARLEFQPHESERYCLACAKVYTGAIDAPGCPRCGQEGFLPPDLADLRLTSIEVSD
- a CDS encoding universal stress protein, which translates into the protein MIRQGTITIALDGSPAAAAAFPVAEALAKQAGLEIEALHVAVDRSALREPSPLRYVAPASANAVRLRVVEGDPAVQLLAAAADPRVALLVLTTHGGEIRDGGILSPISLMVAARAARPVLFIPPEIADHGGATNAVERVLVPLDGARATAAALAPSMELMERLRMRADLSFDVLFVFHPGGRASSVEDMAGPMYLDQPHHEWPGWKRRAAAWLRRSCPQLPIDAPLHIFASGVHTRAEVARVIAEFGARQRADLVLAVRTSAMQRGSGEVLRGVLRLAPCPVLLVPAAEQTTKGVGS